The following is a genomic window from Episyrphus balteatus chromosome 1, idEpiBalt1.1, whole genome shotgun sequence.
AATTCTCATTAAATTGTAATGAggttaagggttttttttttttttttttttttaatgtaccaCGATTTAAAGTTCAGATATAGAAAAAGGAAGTATAAGAATAAGTAGTATTAGGAtagttaagagttttttttttttattgttttgtcatTCGTCTGATTTTactttaatgtaattttttgttgttctgagtaattattgtaaatttgttattttgtttaactttttgcTTAGAAAATCTAGGTGTGAGTTTATTTCGTCTACATTCTTTGCGAAAGATGGTGTCTTCGACTTCTAAGTCTTCTGGTGTTTCTCTGTTATCATTCAACTTTTCGGTTCTATTTTTTGTTATGGTATCAacattttctttgattttagggtAGATGTTATCAATAAACTCATTTAATTTAAGAAGGTACTCGTGTTCATTTGAGAATTTAagagtttttagaaatttatatGGTCTACCGAAAAATAGTTCATATGGTGTAAGTTTTGTAACGGAATGTATAGCGTTATTATAAGTTATGAGTGTTTCTGATAAAATTTCTTCGTGgtcaacttttaatttttcttctattCTTTTTGTATAGATGATCCTATAAATTTCAGTAAGGGTTGAATGGAGTCTTTCAACTATACTATTACTAGAGGTTTGTTGGAACGATGTAAAATGAAGGGTGATTTCATGTTGTTTGCAATAATCTTGGAATATGTTCGCGATGAACTCGGAACCTTGGTCGCATATAATTTTCTTCGGAATGCCGTAAAGGCTTATGAAGGTTTTGAATTGTTTGAGTATGGCTACACTTTCTCTACAGTTGAGAGGAAATCCCCATGCGAATCTTGAAAATTTGTCAATTATTGTTAGTATTTGACTTTTATTTATTGTATATATATCCAAATGAATAATTTCTAGCGGTTTTAGGGGATTCTCGGGTTGgacatatttgatttttggaGGGTTTCTATcatatttcagttttttacAATGATCGCAGAAGTTTagggttttttctattttctcctTCATATGAGGGAAGTAGTATTCACGTTTTAAATGGAGTAATGTTTCGTTTATTCCTCTGTGGTTCGAGCGATTATGGTAGTCACGTATAACATGCTCTTGTTCATCCGGTTTTCTGATGTCTTTAAGGATCTCTGTGCATCTTAATAAACGGAGGcttttgttttgggaaaaatatttggaaaaagTTGTTTGCAATATAGAGAAGATTTCATCTGTAGTATAAACAGCAGTTTGTTTTCTGTGTGGAAAAAATTTCTTGAGTATATCTATCATGATATTCTCGTCATATGTCGTTCTACGTATTGTTCGTCTTtgtctatttttgaaaattgtttccaCTGTCATCGGGGAACCTTTGTCATTCATTTCTAGTATGACTtgcaaattaaattcatttaacGGTTTCTCCGATATTGGGATTCCGTCGTTTAGATTTTCTTGAGCACTGTGGACTGTTTGAAGGTCTTCATCGTTATTGAAAATTTCATGATAAGTTCCATCCGGATTTATCAATCTAATGCGGCTCAAGGCGTCGGCGTTTGTGTTTGCTTTTCCCTTCTTATAAACGATTTCGAACTCGAATTCTGCTAGCTTTAAACGCCATCTAACTAATTTTGAATTTGGTTCTTTAAGGCTCATAAGCCACATTAATGGTTTATGATCCGTAACAATTAGAAATTTTCGTCCGAAGAGGTAGGGCCTGAAATATTTGGTCGCCCAAACAATAGCGAGAAGCTCTTTCTCTATTGTCGAATAATTGCATTCGGAAGAAGAAAGAGTTCTGCTTGCGAAGGAGATGGGCTTGTCGCTTCCGACTCTGCCTTGCGACAGAACTGCGCCTATTGCATAGTTACTAGCATCGGTAGTAACTATGAAAGGTTTTGAGAAATCGGGGTGGACTAAGATGGGGTTATTCGTAAGAAGGTTCTTACATGTTTCAAACGCTTCTATGAATGTTTGATCTATGGTTTGATCGGCTCCTTTTTTGAGTCGATTAGTGAGTGGTTTAGTTATTTTTGCGAggtcttttataaattttctataataATTAATAAGACCTAGGAATGACTTTATTTCTTTGTTAGTTCTAGGGAGTGGGAAATTTTTAATAGCCTGAATTTTATTTGGGTTAGGTTTAGTTCCTTCCGGTGTGATTATATGGCCTAGAAAGGCAATCTCATGTCGTAAGAACTCACATTTGTCCATTTGGATTTTTAAGTTGGAGCTTCGTAGTCTATCGAAAACTGTTTTTATGCTCTCGATATGTTCTTGTAAGGAAGTGGAGTATATAATGATGTCGTCTAAATAGACGAGACATATTTTACCTACTAGTTCTTTGAGGACGTTGTCCATCACTCTTTGGAAGGTGGATGGGGCGTTTTTCAGCCCAAATGGCATCCTAAGATATTCGTAATGCCCACCTTCTACCGTGAATGCAGTTTTGGGAATGTGAGCTGGGTCCATTTCAATTTGGTGAAAACCGCTTGCCAAATCGAGGGTGGTGAAGTACATACATCTACCTAATTTATCTAGTATTTCGGTGATGTTGGGAATTGGATACCTGTCTGAGACTGTTTTTTTCATTGACTTTTCTGTAGTCAATCACGAGTctccatttttgttttccacTGGCATCTGATTTTTTGGGTACTATCCACACAGGTGAACTCCAAGGGGAGTAGCTTTGGCGGATGATTCCTTGTtccaacatttttgaaatctgaTCCTGTACTTCTTGTTTATGTATATATGGGTATCTATATGATTTCATATAGATGGGTACGTCATCAGTTGTGTTAATAGTATGTTTGATTTGATTAGAAAAGGTAAGTTGTTCTCCTTCTATGTATATGATATCATTGTACCGTTTACACAATTTTAGAAGTTGATTTTTCTCTTCTCTATTTAGATGATCGGTACGAAGTAGATGCTCTATGTTCTTCCTCTCAGTAGTTTTATCTTCTTCCGGTGTAATGTGCAGATTGTTAAGTTCTAAGTATTCCTCTGGTTGGTACTCCGTTGATTGTAATGATTCTTCTAATAGTATATTTTCGTCGGATTCGGAGTAGTTTGTTATCTCGACGGTGCTGTAGCCATTAATTGCTCTGTAGATGCCTTGTGATATAAAAACATCTGGTTTAAGTTCTATGGTATTTAAAATTATGTCACCATTCAATTTATTCACGGGAAGTTTTGCTAGAATCTTGGATTGAGCTGGGACATTTAATACGTCTGATGATTCATTTGGTTTAAAATGAATTTCGACGACAGAGTTTTTCGTGACAAGGATCTTGTTTTCAAGGTCAATTTTAGCGTTTAGTTGCAACAGTGTATCTAAACCGAGGAGGCCATcaaagaaattatgaaatttgaaTATAAGGAATTTAAGGAGACCATCTTGATTgaattctttaaatattttgacgTTAGTCTGGGTTTTAAGTTCGTATTTCTTAAATACTGTTGTTATCGTAACAGGGTCACAATGAAGAAGTTCTCCATGTGGTATGTATTCTGGATTGATAAAGGATGCTGATGCACCTGTGTCTAGAAGGAATCTCAAAGGTCGACCAAAGGGAGAGGATATGTTAATAAAAGGAAGTGTGGTTGGGTGAGATTTTGAGTCTATATATCCGGTGGACTCTTGGAGGCTgtatagaaaaaattttgattatcATTAATATTTGTGGGTTCATTGTCAAAATATTTGTCTAATTGTTGGAAAGAGCCTTGATTGTCATCTTGAACTTCTTGAAGATTGAAGTTTGTATTCTTTACTTGTTGGCTGGGACTGGTTTTGATTTTTGGGAATGAATTGGGATTCTGAAACTTATTAAATTGAGTCTCTTTCTTTTGGAATGTTCGGGAATGACTTAGCTcattaaaattttgtgtatttCGCATTTGAGGTGATTTAGAAAATGGATTATTTGATTGCCATTGGTTTTGGTTATTATAGTATGTCCTTGATTGATTTTGGCCTGAACTGCTTGTATATCTTGGATTTTGTCTTGGATTATATGGATATGTTTGGTTTTGGTCTAAATTATTTGTATATCTTGGATTTTGCTTTGAATTATATGGATATGTTTGATTTTGTCCTGAATTGTAGTTATATGGTCTGTATCTATACTGTTGTGAGTATCTTTGATAAGatatattttgttctttaatgcAACAAGATAGGGCTGTAGCTAATGAGTCAGGTTGCATGGTTCTTACTCTCGAACCAAGTGGTTCATTAAGTCCACTCAAAAATGAATTAAGGCACATTTCGGAATACAAATTCTTTTTAGCTTGAATTACAGACGGGTTTATTTCCTGAATAAGGATATTATTGCATAAAGCAGATTGGATTTCAATTATTTCACCGTAGAAAGATTGAATCGTTTTATTATACTGTCTTATATTATGGAGGTCTCTAATAAGGGATGTTTCGGTTCGTTTGTCGGAATAGTGGAGAATcaggtttgtttttatatcaTCCCAAATTAAAGGGGTCCCGTACATATTGAGTATTTCATTTGCTTGACCTTCAACCTTGTTCCGGATAGCCCTGAGAAGTATTTGGCCGTAAGGCGTGTTATCAGTTCCTCTAATGTGAAGAAGAATTTCTTCCACATTATTTAGGAATTCAAATAAGAGACGAGGGTTCCCGTCAAACTTGGGAAGATCTTTAATGGCATCGGGTATCCTAagagaattaaaaatttcactgtgATTTGTAGTTTGTTCTGTAGTTTGTGTTGTGTTATCTTGTTCGGTAGTCATGTTAAATGATTCAGTACTAGAGAATGAAGAATCTATATTTTCAGGGATGGAATTAAGACTTCTTGAAAAGCGATTTAGATTATTAGAGAGATATTTAAAGTTATAGGGGAAAAATGAGCGTCGTGGTTTTACAGGAGGTCCCTTTTCTTTAGGCATTAATTcgattttaaaagaataaatattctatgattttgttcaaattacATGTatgtattcttaaaaataaaattcatatattgttttgaaaatattgttttgagatttaaaatatgtaatataattgagatatatttataatttaatatttaggaAATGATTgataaaatacaatttgtaGTAGCACTCACAAACACATGCACCCAAGAAGAATTATCCTTTGTTCCATTTTTATTGGTATGTGTGGAAGATTCTTTCGGTGATAAAGGGTCAAAACCCAACAGCTAACAGTTccaaatagtttattttttttttattaaaaacacacTGTTCGTAAGAGTttgtacttctttttttttttctttcctttttattGGAGTAGTCGataacactgttttttttttttttttttttattatttatttttttgttgatttattttttttttttattataattttcacatcaaaaatgttttagcTATTCACCGTGGACTAACGACTGCGCCAGTTAAAGTTACCGTGGAGCGGtagcttaaaaaaaacgaactttCTACTTCAACAGAcaaactttaattaaattccaaatcaataaaataaatacaatattagTACAAATTGTTAATTAGGCAAAATACATAATTCTTTAGAATTTTTGTTAACAATTCTTGGAAACGATACATCAATGCATTAACCTTTGAGGAAATGCTTACTTTGTTAAATTAATATGAAttcattagaaataaaatatttaaatacagaatCGCTTATTTAGCgaattattataaaagtaaaatatttgaatCAGGTCAGCAGTTACGGTGTGGGGGCAGTTTGGTTGCACATGTAACtcgcgcgagtgtagtataataaacaatacaacccagaaatcaacctaaatatagaaatcaatcattgtgcacaagcacatgtcaaatgtcaatacacatttttacacacaaacaaatgcataccacatatctaatcctttacctatatccccgcacgagcgatgtgaatattacacaatgcaaagaatttcgctgacaccaaaaaaaaaaaaaacccaaaagtgtcaactcgcaaccgcgggtgcgatattataaacacgaaatgaattgttagaaaaaaacccaagagtcaacaagaacaaaacaaccctttttgaaaacaaaagataatgatcttgcaaaaaatatctactatctacctactctctgcagcatcttcataatttcatgaatgatttctgcctgcctgagtgaggaaataggaaacaaaaaaaaaaaaagtacatattatgtaaacacaaaaaacaaaaacaaaata
Proteins encoded in this region:
- the LOC129908283 gene encoding uncharacterized protein LOC129908283, with amino-acid sequence MTTEQDNTTQTTEQTTNHSEIFNSLRIPDAIKDLPKFDGNPRLLFEFLNNVEEILLHIRGTDNTPYGQILLRAIRNKVEGQANEILNMYGTPLIWDDIKTNLILHYSDKRTETSLIRDLHNIRQYNKTIQSFYGEIIEIQSALCNNILIQEINPSVIQAKKNLYSEMCLNSFLSGLNEPLGSRVRTMQPDSLATALSCCIKEQNISYQRYSQQYRYRPYNYNSGQNQTYPYNSKQNPRYTNNLDQNQTYPYNPRQNPRYTSSSGQNQSRTYYNNQNQWQSNNPFSKSPQMRNTQNFNELSHSRTFQKKETQFNKFQNPNSFPKIKTSPSQQFFLYSLQESTGYIDSKSHPTTLPFINISSPFGRPLRFLLDTGASASFINPEYIPHGELLHCDPVTITTVFKKYELKTQTNVKIFKEFNQDGLLKFLIFKFHNFFDGLLGLDTLLQLNAKIDLENKILVTKNSVVEIHFKPNESSDVLNVPAQSKILAKLPVNKLNGDIILNTIELKPDVFISQGIYRAINGYSTVEITNYSESDENILLEESLQSTEYQPEEYLELNNLHITPEEDKTTERKNIEHLLRTDHLNREEKNQLLKLCKRYNDIIYIEGEQLTFSNQIKHTINTTDDVPIYMKSYRYPYIHKQEVQDQISKMLEQGIIRQSYSPWSSPVWIVPKKSDASGKQKWRLVIDYRKVNEKNSLRQVSNSQHHRNTR